Proteins found in one Nocardia brasiliensis ATCC 700358 genomic segment:
- a CDS encoding NAD(P)/FAD-dependent oxidoreductase, with protein MKPIDRYDVVICGGGLAGLTLSRQLKRTMPELSVLVLERTGGDIPDGAYKVGEATVEGGAHYFTEQLGLTGYFNKHHLHKLGLRLFFGDQHGPFEARPEIGARRFARVPSYQIDRGIFERDLRRGAKDLGIDLIEQAKVVDVDLAQGDDDHVITYEVAGGEERSVRARFVADASGRGKLIQRKLGLGAPSPHKINAAWWRLRGEYDVEEMAGPTSPTWRPKTQERRWFSTNHLMGTGYWVWMIPLSSGNTSIGIVTDERYHPFRTYSTETKARQWIAEHEPTLAKFTEQAELLDFLVLRNASYSSTQAFSHNRWACVGEAAVFLDAFYSPGSDYIAYTNTITTRLIELDRKGRLTEDVAQSYNRLLLEDLWPNYLQMYHDNYSIFGHAPAMFTKVMWDTSFYWALPSQMLFRGLLTSPDAAAEFHPIASRFFGIQSRMQANFRAFAAQAPQPEKYLFVEYSKVPICAQLHLDLLTDKTATQTFADMRRNVDRLEAWADSFEQEIATRIDLPQRDPAEAALQATAQ; from the coding sequence ATGAAACCGATTGACCGATACGACGTCGTGATCTGTGGCGGTGGCCTGGCGGGGCTCACCCTGTCCAGGCAGCTCAAGCGGACCATGCCCGAACTCTCGGTGCTGGTGCTGGAACGCACCGGCGGCGATATCCCCGACGGCGCGTACAAGGTGGGGGAGGCGACCGTCGAAGGCGGCGCGCACTACTTCACCGAACAGCTCGGCCTCACCGGCTATTTCAACAAGCACCACCTGCACAAGCTCGGACTGCGCCTGTTCTTCGGCGACCAGCACGGTCCCTTCGAGGCACGGCCGGAGATCGGCGCGCGCCGGTTCGCCCGGGTGCCGTCGTATCAGATCGACCGCGGCATCTTCGAGCGCGATCTGCGCCGTGGCGCAAAGGATCTCGGCATCGACCTGATCGAACAGGCCAAGGTCGTCGACGTGGATCTGGCGCAGGGCGACGACGATCACGTGATCACCTACGAGGTGGCCGGTGGGGAGGAGCGCTCGGTGCGGGCGCGCTTCGTCGCCGACGCCTCGGGGCGCGGCAAGTTGATCCAGCGCAAGCTGGGCCTCGGTGCGCCGAGCCCGCACAAGATCAACGCGGCCTGGTGGCGGTTGCGCGGCGAGTACGACGTGGAGGAGATGGCGGGACCGACCAGCCCCACCTGGCGTCCGAAAACCCAAGAGCGCCGGTGGTTCTCGACCAACCACCTGATGGGCACCGGCTACTGGGTGTGGATGATCCCGCTGTCGTCGGGCAACACCAGCATCGGCATCGTCACCGACGAGCGCTACCACCCGTTCCGCACGTACTCGACCGAAACCAAAGCGCGGCAGTGGATCGCCGAGCACGAGCCGACGCTGGCGAAGTTCACCGAGCAGGCCGAGCTGCTCGACTTCCTGGTCCTGCGCAACGCGAGCTACAGCTCTACGCAAGCGTTTTCGCACAACCGGTGGGCCTGTGTCGGTGAGGCGGCGGTCTTCCTGGACGCGTTCTACAGCCCGGGCTCGGACTACATCGCCTACACCAACACGATCACCACCCGGCTCATCGAGCTCGACCGCAAGGGCAGGCTGACCGAGGACGTAGCCCAGTCCTACAACCGGTTGCTGCTCGAGGACCTGTGGCCGAACTACCTGCAGATGTATCACGACAACTACAGCATCTTCGGGCACGCGCCCGCCATGTTCACCAAGGTGATGTGGGATACCTCGTTCTACTGGGCGCTGCCCTCGCAGATGCTGTTCCGCGGGCTGCTCACCAGCCCGGACGCGGCGGCGGAGTTCCATCCGATCGCGTCGCGGTTCTTCGGCATCCAGTCGCGTATGCAGGCGAACTTCCGGGCCTTCGCGGCGCAGGCGCCGCAGCCGGAGAAGTACCTGTTCGTCGAATACAGCAAGGTGCCGATCTGTGCGCAGTTGCATCTGGACCTGCTGACCGACAAGACCGCCACGCAGACCTTCGCGGATATGCGGCGCAATGTGGACCGCTTGGAAGCGTGGGCGGATTCGTTCGAACAGGAAATCGCCACCAGGATCGACCTGCCGCAGCGGGATCCGGCCGAGGCGGCGCTGCAGGCGACGGCGCAGTAG
- a CDS encoding SDR family oxidoreductase: MTEFEGRVAIITGGSRGIGKALALALARRGTAVVIAAKTMESGGRLPGSVPDTVREIEALGARALGLRCDVRDDKDLQNVVERTVAEFGRVDFLVNNAGAMWIQAVEATPQKRYDLVMSINSRAPFLLANYCIPHMRKGNWGHIINLSPPLDPDVLEHVGGKVAYMASKLNATLLAFGLAQELAGTGIACNAIWTRTLIGTLATQNLGLGSPEDWRTEDIVVDAILAVLEQDPAKFTGNALVDDEILARFKGIDDLSRYRMVPEHEPTPMTWERWDRLADEARQQYFAAVLAADPAAAAKLSGGA, encoded by the coding sequence TTGACCGAATTCGAAGGCCGGGTAGCGATCATCACCGGCGGCAGTCGCGGTATCGGCAAGGCCCTGGCCCTGGCGCTGGCGCGCCGGGGCACCGCGGTCGTCATCGCGGCGAAGACGATGGAAAGCGGTGGCCGGCTACCCGGTAGCGTGCCCGACACCGTGCGCGAGATCGAGGCGCTCGGTGCGCGTGCGCTCGGCCTGCGCTGCGATGTGCGCGACGACAAGGATCTGCAGAACGTCGTCGAGCGGACGGTGGCCGAATTCGGTCGAGTCGACTTTCTCGTGAACAACGCGGGCGCGATGTGGATTCAAGCGGTCGAGGCCACCCCGCAGAAGCGGTACGACCTCGTGATGAGCATCAACTCCCGCGCACCGTTCCTGCTGGCGAACTATTGCATTCCGCATATGCGCAAAGGCAACTGGGGACACATCATCAACCTCAGTCCGCCGCTGGACCCCGACGTGCTCGAGCATGTCGGTGGGAAGGTCGCCTACATGGCGTCCAAGCTGAACGCGACGCTGCTCGCGTTCGGCTTGGCCCAGGAGCTGGCGGGCACGGGGATCGCGTGCAACGCGATCTGGACCCGCACCCTCATCGGCACGCTGGCGACGCAGAACCTCGGCCTCGGCAGCCCCGAGGACTGGCGCACCGAGGACATCGTCGTCGACGCCATCTTGGCTGTGCTGGAACAGGATCCGGCGAAGTTCACCGGCAACGCGCTGGTGGACGACGAGATCCTGGCGCGGTTCAAGGGCATCGACGATCTGTCGCGCTACCGGATGGTGCCCGAACACGAGCCGACGCCGATGACGTGGGAGCGCTGGGATCGGCTCGCCGACGAAGCGCGGCAGCAGTATTTCGCCGCCGTGCTGGCCGCCGATCCGGCCGCCGCCGCGAAACTGTCGGGAGGCGCGTAG
- a CDS encoding long-chain-acyl-CoA synthetase: MSLTQRIRSYGVLARGMLEGAGSNRTLALEFERRSGRPEHATQPFLLYADERFDYAEANRRVNRIAHAYREEGLSKGDVLALLMENRPEFIWHYLAAGKLGVVVAFINTQTRGDGLVHALSACGAKQLTVGSECLPAFLAVRDRVPAELVDRCRVDKDKKASAAGDVAGLVRFVPSEISTDPPETALHSLADTGAYIFTSGTTGLPKAAVMSYQRLTSVGRVTGALAWRLEPGDVIYNCLPLFHTNALVIALSSVIAHGCTLALGRKFSASAFWHDMHRFEATGFNYIGEMCRYLINTAPTEYDVGHRVRVIVGQGLQADVWATLQARFEIPRIVELYASTEGNIATLNLSGAVGSVGKLRLGGRLAKWDFDRDDFARDGTRLVDCRPGEVGVLLGPIRKRTPFGGYRDEHATRAKVVTDAFRDGDALFNTGDMFRIDAEKNLFFVDRLGDTFRYKGENVSTTEVQEQLVRWPGIAAANVYGVRVPGREGRAGMAAIVLARGSRFDGVELASYLDAVLPPYARPVFIRVCPSLETTATLKLAKLALQREGFTPRDGEPIYIRDAGDAAYQELTPQRYAAIMRDERASVTLERTEGQ; encoded by the coding sequence GTGTCGTTGACCCAACGCATCCGGTCGTACGGGGTTCTCGCGCGGGGCATGCTCGAAGGTGCGGGCTCGAATCGTACGCTGGCGCTCGAGTTCGAGCGGCGCAGCGGGCGCCCCGAGCACGCGACGCAACCCTTTCTGCTGTACGCCGACGAGCGGTTCGACTACGCGGAGGCCAATCGCCGGGTCAACCGGATCGCCCACGCGTATCGCGAAGAAGGCCTGAGCAAGGGTGACGTGCTCGCCCTGCTGATGGAGAATCGGCCGGAGTTCATCTGGCACTATCTGGCGGCGGGCAAGCTCGGTGTCGTCGTGGCCTTCATCAACACGCAGACCCGTGGCGACGGTTTGGTGCACGCGCTCTCGGCGTGCGGCGCTAAGCAGCTGACCGTCGGTTCGGAATGTCTGCCCGCGTTTCTCGCCGTGCGCGACCGGGTACCGGCCGAGCTGGTCGACCGCTGCCGGGTGGACAAGGACAAAAAGGCTTCGGCGGCAGGCGATGTCGCGGGACTGGTGCGGTTCGTGCCGAGCGAGATCAGCACCGATCCGCCCGAGACGGCGCTGCATTCGCTCGCCGACACCGGCGCCTACATCTTCACCAGCGGCACGACCGGCCTGCCCAAGGCCGCGGTGATGAGCTACCAGCGGTTGACCTCGGTCGGCCGGGTCACCGGTGCGTTGGCGTGGCGGCTGGAGCCGGGAGACGTGATCTACAACTGTCTTCCGCTGTTCCACACCAACGCGCTGGTGATCGCGCTGTCGAGTGTGATCGCGCACGGCTGCACACTTGCATTGGGGCGCAAGTTTTCCGCGAGTGCGTTCTGGCACGACATGCACCGTTTCGAGGCGACCGGGTTCAACTACATCGGTGAGATGTGCCGCTACCTGATCAACACCGCCCCGACGGAATACGATGTCGGACACCGGGTCCGGGTGATCGTCGGCCAGGGACTGCAAGCCGATGTGTGGGCGACGCTGCAGGCGCGGTTCGAGATCCCCCGGATCGTCGAGCTGTACGCCTCGACCGAGGGCAACATCGCGACGCTCAATCTCTCCGGTGCGGTCGGCTCGGTCGGCAAGCTGCGCCTCGGCGGCAGGCTGGCGAAATGGGACTTCGATCGCGACGATTTCGCCCGCGACGGCACTCGTCTGGTCGATTGCCGTCCCGGTGAGGTCGGGGTGCTGCTCGGGCCGATTCGCAAGCGCACCCCGTTCGGCGGCTACCGGGACGAACACGCCACGCGCGCAAAGGTTGTCACCGATGCCTTCCGGGACGGCGACGCGCTGTTCAACACCGGCGACATGTTCCGGATCGACGCCGAGAAGAATCTGTTCTTCGTCGACCGGCTCGGCGACACCTTCCGCTACAAGGGCGAGAACGTGTCGACCACCGAGGTGCAGGAGCAGCTCGTGCGCTGGCCCGGCATCGCCGCGGCCAACGTCTACGGCGTGCGCGTGCCCGGACGCGAAGGCCGGGCCGGCATGGCGGCCATCGTGCTGGCTCGTGGCTCACGCTTCGACGGCGTCGAACTCGCGTCGTATCTCGACGCGGTACTACCCCCTTACGCACGACCGGTTTTCATTCGCGTGTGTCCGTCGCTGGAAACCACGGCGACGCTGAAGCTGGCCAAACTCGCGCTGCAACGGGAAGGTTTCACGCCACGGGACGGGGAGCCCATCTATATCCGCGATGCGGGGGACGCCGCCTACCAGGAGCTGACGCCGCAGCGCTACGCGGCGATCATGCGCGATGAGCGGGCGTCGGTGACCTTGGAAAGAACTGAGGGCCAATGA
- a CDS encoding alpha/beta fold hydrolase: protein MTLEETYERAEAPLAIERSGTGPPIVLVHGGMPAPMTWAAQQELAQRWSLIVPSRRGFPPSPAARWQDFRADADDLAELITEVPGGVHLIGFSYGGIGALLVAERLPHLVRSLTVIEAPLWNAAAEDEYVRELADLSDQYAQHPDDAEAERKFFAVAGVDPAMLADVGEEVRHALEFGRKLRSPREAEPRFETIAEAGVPVLVCSGEHNPALERVCDAVAAHLDAQRVHLPGAGHAVQHAPGFNTMLETFLTAAEQSRGNGRGGTK from the coding sequence ATGACACTCGAAGAAACCTACGAGCGGGCCGAGGCGCCGCTGGCCATCGAACGCTCCGGTACCGGCCCGCCGATCGTGCTGGTGCACGGTGGGATGCCCGCGCCGATGACCTGGGCCGCCCAGCAGGAGCTCGCGCAGCGCTGGTCGCTGATCGTGCCGAGCCGGCGCGGATTTCCGCCGAGCCCGGCCGCGCGGTGGCAGGACTTCCGCGCCGACGCGGATGATTTGGCGGAACTCATCACGGAAGTGCCTGGGGGAGTGCACCTCATCGGCTTTTCGTACGGTGGTATCGGCGCCCTGCTGGTGGCCGAGCGGCTGCCGCACCTGGTGCGGTCGCTGACCGTGATCGAGGCGCCGCTCTGGAACGCCGCGGCCGAGGACGAGTACGTCCGCGAGCTGGCCGACCTGTCCGATCAATACGCGCAGCACCCGGACGACGCGGAGGCCGAGCGAAAGTTCTTCGCGGTGGCCGGTGTGGATCCCGCGATGCTCGCCGATGTGGGCGAAGAGGTCCGGCACGCGCTGGAATTCGGACGCAAGCTGCGTTCACCGCGCGAAGCCGAACCCCGATTCGAAACGATCGCCGAGGCGGGCGTACCGGTGCTGGTGTGCTCCGGCGAGCACAACCCCGCCCTCGAACGGGTCTGCGATGCGGTAGCCGCCCACCTCGACGCGCAACGGGTCCACCTGCCCGGTGCGGGTCATGCCGTCCAACATGCCCCCGGATTCAACACGATGCTGGAAACATTTCTGACAGCCGCGGAACAGAGCCGCGGCAATGGACGAGGAGGCACCAAATGA
- a CDS encoding PaaI family thioesterase, whose amino-acid sequence MSDDATIHGHEKVLEYTVELFRSFTPPGVTLQLPPPSAKEMDMQFEEYVPGTSLTATVAAPPSYANAVGIVQGGFLSAMFDNLIGPLSYLTARGPTTTLELTTHFMRQTFPGQRLRLTAVVRKAGRTAIYLAAEAHSEDGKLVATAVSTVQVLSMPTP is encoded by the coding sequence ATGAGTGATGACGCAACGATTCACGGCCATGAGAAGGTGCTCGAGTACACGGTCGAGCTCTTTCGCAGCTTCACCCCGCCCGGCGTGACCCTGCAGCTGCCGCCGCCCTCGGCGAAGGAAATGGACATGCAGTTCGAGGAGTACGTGCCGGGCACCTCGTTGACCGCGACGGTGGCGGCGCCGCCCAGCTATGCGAACGCCGTCGGCATCGTGCAGGGCGGGTTCCTGTCCGCCATGTTCGACAACCTCATCGGCCCGCTCAGCTACCTGACCGCGCGCGGCCCGACGACGACCCTGGAACTGACGACGCACTTCATGCGCCAGACGTTCCCCGGGCAGCGGCTGCGGCTGACCGCCGTGGTGCGCAAGGCAGGGCGCACGGCGATCTATCTTGCCGCGGAAGCGCATAGCGAGGACGGAAAGCTGGTGGCGACAGCGGTGTCCACGGTTCAAGTTCTGTCGATGCCGACTCCGTAG
- a CDS encoding cation:proton antiporter — MPSLLEVTTHFFLQVAIILVTCRLLWPLFQRLGQVQVVAIMAAGFVLGPSVFGLIWPTGQEWLFPTTLAVGGSSITHPNLTAIYVVGQLGLVLYMFLVGASFKLDILRSHLGKAGATSLAGISVPLVLGGLVGVWMVSQGEYFTEKVGTWQGGLFVASAVAITAFPMLAWIIYASGLLNTRLGTMSLSCAAVDDACAWVLLATVVATTKDSMSGAVLAIGGGLGYLAFMVVVARPALKRLESWTPSSGDTERSGGIPIVPLTVVLLVVLLASWFTDYVGIYSVFGAFVAGTVMPRGKLLDVIRDRFEPLVAYLLLPAFFIYSGLNTKLSLIFDPKVLLVAVIVMIVSFASKFGAIGLVARWQGMSWREAGAMGALANARGLMELILLNIGLTAGLISGQLYTILALMTIVTTFVATPVMRMFERSGWKHGVVFGPSGEESRESLQTRIPEPTRIPEQALRHQRVDAADGPP, encoded by the coding sequence ATGCCCTCATTGCTCGAAGTCACAACACATTTCTTTCTGCAGGTCGCGATCATTCTCGTGACCTGCCGCCTGCTCTGGCCGCTGTTCCAGCGGCTCGGCCAGGTCCAGGTGGTGGCGATCATGGCCGCCGGCTTCGTTTTGGGGCCATCGGTTTTCGGCCTGATCTGGCCGACGGGGCAGGAGTGGCTGTTTCCCACGACGCTGGCGGTGGGCGGGTCGTCGATCACGCACCCGAACCTCACGGCCATCTATGTCGTCGGCCAGCTCGGGCTGGTGCTGTACATGTTCTTGGTCGGCGCCTCGTTCAAGCTCGACATTCTCCGATCACATCTGGGCAAGGCCGGAGCCACCTCGCTGGCCGGCATCTCGGTGCCGCTGGTGCTGGGCGGATTGGTCGGCGTATGGATGGTGAGCCAGGGCGAATACTTCACCGAGAAGGTCGGCACCTGGCAGGGCGGGTTGTTCGTGGCCTCGGCGGTGGCCATCACCGCGTTTCCGATGCTGGCCTGGATCATCTACGCGTCGGGTCTGCTGAACACCCGGCTGGGCACCATGTCGCTGTCGTGCGCCGCGGTGGACGACGCCTGCGCCTGGGTGCTGCTGGCTACCGTGGTCGCGACGACGAAGGACAGCATGTCGGGCGCGGTGCTCGCGATCGGCGGCGGCCTGGGTTATCTGGCGTTCATGGTCGTCGTGGCGCGTCCCGCCTTGAAGCGGCTCGAGAGCTGGACCCCGAGTAGCGGTGACACCGAACGCAGCGGTGGTATTCCCATCGTTCCGCTCACGGTTGTCCTGCTGGTCGTGCTGCTGGCGAGCTGGTTCACCGACTACGTCGGGATCTACTCGGTGTTCGGCGCGTTCGTCGCGGGCACGGTGATGCCGCGCGGCAAGTTGCTCGACGTCATCCGGGACCGGTTCGAACCCCTGGTGGCCTATCTGCTGCTGCCCGCGTTCTTCATCTACTCGGGCCTCAACACCAAGCTCAGCCTGATCTTCGATCCGAAGGTGCTGCTGGTCGCGGTCATCGTGATGATCGTGTCGTTCGCCAGCAAGTTCGGCGCGATCGGCCTGGTGGCCCGGTGGCAGGGGATGAGCTGGCGGGAGGCGGGCGCGATGGGGGCGCTCGCCAACGCACGCGGTTTGATGGAGCTGATCCTGCTCAATATCGGCCTCACCGCCGGTCTGATCTCGGGCCAGCTCTACACGATCCTGGCGCTGATGACGATCGTGACGACCTTCGTCGCCACACCGGTGATGCGGATGTTCGAACGCAGCGGATGGAAGCACGGCGTCGTGTTCGGCCCGTCTGGTGAGGAGAGCCGCGAGTCACTCCAGACCCGAATACCGGAACCGACCCGAATACCCGAGCAGGCGTTGCGGCACCAGCGGGTCGACGCGGCCGACGGCCCGCCATGA
- a CDS encoding response regulator transcription factor, which translates to MTVGFGSDQESQVRTGRRRPVEWCSSSVVPRRSLLVASDFPFARTDFENAVAVHDGFALAGTCSWREVVDRSARLRPDVIVLDASVARLGGLAATVARLRDTDHPPMITLLVEHGAAKADIEQVDAVVAKDRGVLAVLEVLEVLISGAVLAMAPQPSRMHSGLAMDYKARQRLSTLTKREREILRLVVDGLSNREVGSRLFISPDTVKEYVSRILAKLEVTSRIEAAVAAVRAEYDSGDW; encoded by the coding sequence ATGACCGTCGGGTTCGGCTCGGATCAGGAGAGCCAGGTGCGCACCGGTCGCCGCCGCCCGGTCGAATGGTGCAGTTCCAGTGTCGTGCCACGGCGCAGTCTGCTCGTCGCGTCCGATTTCCCGTTCGCCCGAACGGATTTCGAGAACGCGGTGGCCGTACACGACGGCTTCGCCCTGGCGGGCACGTGCTCCTGGCGGGAGGTGGTGGATCGGTCCGCGCGGTTGCGTCCCGACGTGATCGTGCTGGACGCCTCGGTGGCGCGGCTCGGTGGGCTGGCCGCGACCGTGGCGCGGCTGCGGGATACGGATCATCCGCCGATGATCACGCTGCTGGTGGAACACGGCGCCGCCAAGGCGGATATCGAACAGGTCGACGCGGTGGTGGCCAAGGACCGCGGCGTGCTGGCGGTGCTGGAGGTGCTGGAGGTGCTGATCTCGGGTGCGGTGCTGGCGATGGCGCCGCAGCCGAGTCGGATGCACAGCGGATTGGCGATGGATTACAAGGCGCGCCAACGCCTTTCCACGCTGACCAAGCGGGAGCGGGAGATCCTGCGGCTGGTCGTGGACGGGCTGTCCAACCGAGAGGTCGGCTCTCGGTTGTTCATCAGCCCGGACACGGTGAAGGAGTACGTCAGTCGTATTCTCGCGAAGCTCGAGGTGACCAGCCGGATCGAGGCCGCGGTGGCCGCGGTCCGCGCGGAGTACGACAGTGGCGACTGGTAG
- a CDS encoding P1 family peptidase — translation MTISIPGVRVGHWSDPHGETGCTVLILPEGTVASCEVRGGAPASRELEVLAPDKTVPFIDAVVLTGGSAFGLAAADGVMRYLEEHDRGVPTPGGKVPIVPALALFDLSAGDPKARPTAERGYAAAHATTGEQVLAGRVGAGTGAYTGHWRGPGARRAGGLAYIERRWNDLVVGALCVVNAFGDIDDGAAEIALDSVTQLDLVISAASAARMHTTIGTVITNAKLDKVGCHIVAQGAHDGLSRALTPPHGRFDGDGFIAAATGSVDADVDLVRLMALATVTDAIRSVAAAAQ, via the coding sequence ATGACGATAAGCATTCCCGGCGTACGGGTCGGGCACTGGTCCGATCCGCACGGGGAAACCGGATGTACGGTGCTGATCCTGCCGGAGGGCACCGTCGCATCCTGTGAGGTGCGCGGCGGGGCGCCGGCCAGCCGAGAATTGGAGGTGCTGGCACCGGACAAGACCGTGCCGTTCATCGACGCGGTGGTGCTGACCGGCGGCTCCGCGTTCGGCCTCGCCGCCGCGGACGGCGTCATGCGCTATCTCGAGGAGCACGATCGCGGCGTGCCGACGCCCGGCGGGAAGGTACCGATCGTACCCGCCCTCGCCCTGTTCGATTTGAGCGCAGGCGATCCCAAGGCGCGCCCGACCGCCGAGCGCGGTTACGCCGCGGCGCACGCGACCACCGGTGAGCAGGTGCTCGCCGGCCGCGTGGGGGCGGGCACCGGCGCCTACACCGGGCACTGGCGCGGGCCGGGCGCCCGCCGGGCGGGCGGCCTCGCCTACATCGAACGGCGCTGGAACGATCTCGTGGTCGGCGCGCTCTGTGTGGTCAACGCGTTCGGCGATATCGACGACGGCGCCGCGGAGATCGCGTTGGATTCGGTCACGCAATTGGATCTGGTCATCTCCGCGGCGTCCGCGGCGCGGATGCACACCACCATCGGCACCGTGATCACCAACGCCAAGCTGGACAAGGTCGGCTGCCACATCGTCGCGCAGGGCGCGCACGACGGTCTCTCGCGCGCCCTCACGCCACCGCACGGCCGCTTCGACGGCGACGGATTCATAGCCGCCGCAACGGGTTCCGTCGATGCCGACGTCGATCTGGTGCGCCTCATGGCGTTGGCGACGGTGACCGACGCCATTCGCTCGGTCGCCGCGGCGGCGCAGTAG
- the panC gene encoding pantoate--beta-alanine ligase, producing MTVQEDPAAISHISAELRAQGREVTFVPTMGALHDGHLALVEAARKNDAECIVSIFVNPLQFGASEDLDRYPRTLAADLDRLRAAGVRLVFTPTLAGMYPNGPRTTVTPGPLGAELCGATRPVLFGGMLTVVAKLLQITRPHAAYFGEKDYQQLILIQQMVHDLNFDIRIAGVATVREPDGLALSSRNRYLDATERISATAIPAALQAGARVCDRGPAAVLDAARGVLDAAAGVEVEYLELRDPDLDPAPSSGPARLLVAAHVGRTRLIDNISLTLTDLREM from the coding sequence TTGACCGTCCAGGAAGATCCGGCGGCGATCTCACACATTTCCGCGGAACTGCGGGCGCAGGGTCGCGAGGTCACTTTCGTGCCCACCATGGGCGCCTTACACGACGGCCATCTCGCGTTGGTCGAAGCGGCCCGGAAAAACGATGCCGAGTGCATTGTCTCCATCTTTGTCAACCCATTACAGTTCGGGGCCTCGGAGGATCTCGACCGCTATCCGCGGACATTGGCGGCCGATCTCGATCGGCTGCGCGCCGCGGGCGTGCGGCTGGTGTTCACGCCGACCCTGGCGGGGATGTATCCGAACGGGCCTCGGACCACCGTCACGCCCGGCCCGCTCGGCGCCGAACTCTGTGGCGCGACAAGGCCGGTGCTCTTCGGCGGCATGCTCACCGTGGTGGCCAAGCTGCTGCAGATCACCCGGCCCCATGCCGCGTACTTCGGCGAAAAGGACTATCAGCAGCTGATTTTGATTCAGCAGATGGTGCACGACCTGAACTTCGACATCCGGATCGCCGGCGTCGCGACCGTCCGCGAGCCGGACGGCCTGGCCCTGTCCTCACGCAACCGCTACCTCGATGCGACCGAGCGGATTTCGGCCACGGCGATCCCCGCGGCGTTGCAGGCGGGTGCGCGCGTGTGCGACCGGGGCCCTGCCGCGGTACTCGACGCGGCGCGCGGGGTACTCGACGCCGCCGCGGGCGTCGAGGTCGAATATCTGGAATTGCGGGATCCCGATCTCGATCCTGCCCCTTCGTCGGGCCCGGCCCGGCTGCTGGTCGCCGCACACGTCGGCCGAACCAGGCTGATCGACAACATCTCGTTGACCCTGACCGACCTTCGGGAAATGTGA